The Lepus europaeus isolate LE1 chromosome 21, mLepTim1.pri, whole genome shotgun sequence genome has a window encoding:
- the RPS15A gene encoding small ribosomal subunit protein uS8, with the protein MVRMNVLADALKSINNAEKRGKRQVLIRPCSKVIVRFLTVMMKHGYIGEFEIIDDHRAGKIVVNLTGRLNKCGVISPRFDVQLKDLEKWQNNLLPSRQFGFIVLTTSAGIMDHEEARRKHTGGKILGFFF; encoded by the exons ATGGTGCGCATGAACGTCCTGGCCGATGCTCTCAAGAGCATCAACAATGCCGAGAAGAGAGGCAAGCGCCAGGTTCTTATCAGGCCGTGCTCCAAGGTCATCGTCAGGTTCCTGACTGTGATGATGAAGCATG GTTACATTGGCGAGTTTGAAATCATTGACGATCACAGAGCTGGGAAGATCGTGGTGAACCTCACCGGCAGGTTAAACAAG TGTGGAGTGATCAGCCCCAGATTTGACGTGCAGTtgaaagatctagaaaaatggcAGAATAATCTGCTTCCATCCCGCCAGTTTGG TTTCATTGTACTGACAACCTCAGCTGGCATCATGGACCATGAAGAAGCACGACGAAAACACACAGGAGGGAAGATCCTGGGGTTCTTTTTCTAG